The Streptomyces rubrogriseus genomic sequence AACGCGCTCGACGACGACGAGCACCTGGACGGGCTCCGGGGTTATGCACAGGACTCCGGTGAGGGACGCTGGACTGTGGAGGCGGCGATCGACAACGCGGTGCCGCTGCCCGCGATCACTGCCTCCCTCTTCGCGCGGTTCGCGTCCCGGCAGGACGACTCGCCGCAGATGAAGATGATCGCGGCGCTGCGCAACCAGTTCGGCGGCCACGCGGTCGAGAAGAAGTAACCGGAACGCTGGGGAGGTCGGCGCACGACCATGCACGTCACGCATCTGTCGCTGGCCGACTTCCGTTCGTACGCCCGGGTCGAGGTGCCCCTGGACCCGGGCGTCACCGCCTTCGTCGGCCCGAACGGGCAGGGCAAGACGAACCTGGTCGAGGCGGTCGGCTACCTCGCCACCCTCGGCAGTCACCGGGTCTCCTCCGACGCCCCCCTGGTGCGCATGGGCGCCGAGCGGGCCGTGATCCGGGCCCAGGTCCGGCAGGGCGAGCGGCAGCAGCTGATCGAGCTGGAGCTGAATCCGGGCAAGGCCAATCGCGCCCGCATCAACCGGTCCTCGCAGGTCAGACCGCGTGACGTGCTCGGCATCGTGCGCACCGTGCTGTTCGCGCCGGAGGACCTCGCGCTGGTCAAGGGTGACCCCGGCGAGCGGCGCCGTTTCCTGGACGAGCTGATCACCGCCCGTTCTCCGCGGATGGCGGGGGTGCGTTCGGACTACGACCGGGTCCTCAAGCAGCGCAACACCCTGCTGAAGTCGGCCGCGCTCGCCCGCCGGCACGGCGGCCGGACGATGGACCTGTCCACGCTCGACGTCTGGGACCAGCACCTCGCGCGCGCGGGCGCCGAACTGCTCGCCCAGCGCCTGGACCTGATCGCGGCCGTGCAGCCGCTGGCCGACAAGGCGTACGAGCAGCTGGCCCCGGGCGGCGGCCCCCTCGCCCTGGAGTACAAGCCGTCGGCGCCCGGTGAGGCGCACACGCGTGAGGACCTGTACGAGCAGCTGATGGCGGCGCTCGCCGAGGCGCGCAAGCAGGAGATCGAGCGGGGCGTCACCCTGGTCGGTCCGCACCGGGACGACCTGCTGCTCAAGCTCGGCTCTCTGCCCGCCAAGGGCTACGCGTCCCACGGCGAGTCGTGGTCGTACGCGCTGGCGCTGCGGCTGGCCTCGTTCGACCTGCTGCGGGCCGAGGGCAACGAGCCGGTGCTGGTGCTGGACGACGTGTTCGCCGAGCTGGACGCACGGCGCCGGGAGCGGCTGGCGGAGCTGGTGGCGCCCGGGGAGCAGGTGCTGGTGACGGCCGCGGTCGAGGACGACGTACCGCATGTGCTCGCGGGGGCGCGGTTCACGGTGGCGGAGGGGACGGTGGAGCGCGTATGAGCGCGGACGCACCGGAGCCGGGCCCCGGAGAGTCCCCCGGCGGGCGCGCGAGCGGCGGTCCGGAGCCGTCCGGCGTCGACCTCGCGCGCGTGGCGCTCAGGGCGGCTCGTGAGGCGGCACGCGCGCGTGGGGACGCGGCCCAGCAGAAGAAGCAGGCGCGCCGCGGGGGGCTGCGCTCCGGGGCGCGGGCCGACGGCCGTGACCCCATGGCGCTGGGTTCCGCGATCAACCGGCTGATCACCGAGCGCGGCTGGGAGACACCGGCCGCGGTGGGCGGGGTGATGGGCCGCTGGCCGGAGATCGTCGGTGCGGACGTGGCGAAGCACTGCGTGCCGGAGCGGTACGACGAGGACGAGCGGGTGCTGGTGGTGCGCTGCGACTCGACGGCGTGGGCGACGAACCTGCGGCTGCTCGCGCCGACGCTGGTGGCGCGCCTGAACGAGGACCTGGGGCACGGGTCGGTACGGATGATCAAGGTTCTCGGACCGGGTGGCCCGGGTGGTCAGGGCCGGCGGTACGGGCCGTTGCGGGCCCCCGGGAGCCAGGGGCCGGGGGACACCTACGGGTGATGTGCGGGCGTTCTGGCACCCCGTCAGGGATGCGTGATGTACCTCACAAAAAACGGCGACGACGGGCGGCGTGAACCGTCGGCGCGCGCCGCGTCGTACCACCGTGCGTGAGCGCGCGTCCCGATCTGACTCCCAAGTAGCAAAGGGTTGACGCCTCGAAGCGCTGAGTGCCGTTGTGAGCCTCTTGAGGCCCCCTTCCGCATATCGGGAGTCGGACGAGGCTCGTTCAGGGCGGCACATGCGGACTCAGGTACCGGCAAACCCCCATCAGTGTCAGTGGTACCGGTAGAATGGGAGAGAATCCCGCCCCGAACGTGGGGACCGTCCGGGACTAGCTGAGCAACGCTGATCAAGGCTTACCAACGCAACATGCCGCAGCCGCTCCGGCAACCTGCCGACGAGCCCGGCTCGTGCTGTGCCAGAAAGGGCGCTTCGTGGCCGATTCCGGCAACCCCAACGAGAACAACCCGTCCACCGACACCGGCGTGAACGACGCGGTGAGCACCCCGCACGGCGATGCTTCCGCGTCGTACGACGCCAGTGCCATCACCGTCCTCGAGGGTCTGGACGCGGTCCGCAAGCGACCCGGTATGTACATCGGTTCGACCGGTGAGCGGGGCCTGCACCACCTGGTGCAGGAGGTCGTGGACAACTCCGTCGACGAGGCACTCGCCGGTCACGCGGACACGATCGACGTCACGATCCTGCCCGACGGCGGTGTCCGCGTCGTGGACAACGGCCGCGGCATCCCGGTGGGCATCGTCCCCTCCGAGGGGAAGCCCGCCGTCGAGGTCGTGCTGACCGTGCTGCACGCGGGCGGCAAGTTCGGCGGCGGCGGCTACGCGGTCTCCGGTGGTCTGCACGGCGTGGGCGTCTCCGTCGTCAACGCCCTCTCCACGAGGGTGGCGGTGGAGGTCAAGACCGACGGCTACCGCTGGACGCAGGAGTACAAGCTGGGCGTCCCCACGGCGTCGCTCGCCCGGCACGAGGCCACCGAGGAGACCGGCACGACGGTCACCTTCTGGGCCGACGGCGACATCTTCGAGACCACCGACTACTCCTTCGAGACGCTCTCCCGGCGCTTCCAGGAGATGGCCTTCCTCAACAAGGGCCTGAAGATCAACCTCACCGACGAGCGCGAGTCGGCGAAGGCCACCGCCGGCGCGGACGAGGCGGGCGAGGACGAGAAGCACGAGGTCAAGAGCGTCTCGTACCACTACGAGGGCGGCATCGTCGACTTCGTGACGTACCTCAACTCCCGCAAGGGAGAGCTGGTGCACCCCACCGTGATCGACCTCGAGGCCGAGGACAAGGACAAGAGCCTGTCCCTCGAGGTCGCGATGCAGTGGAACGGCGGCTACACGGAGGGCGTGTACTCCTTCGCCAACATCATCCACACGCACGAGGGCGGCACGCACGAGGAGGGCTTCCGCGCGGCGCTCACCTCGCTGATCAACAAGTACGCGCGCGACAAGAAGCTGCTGCGCGAGAAGGACGACAACCTCACGGGTGACGACATCCGCGAGGGTCTGACGGCGATCATCTCGGTCAAGCTGGCGGAGCCCCAGTTCGAGGGCCAGACCAAGACGAAGCTGGGCAACACCGAGGTGAAGACCTTCGTCCAGAAGGTCGTCTACGAGCACCTGACGGACTGGCTCGACCGCAACCCCAACGAGGCCGCGGACATCATCCGCAAGGGCATCCAGGCGGCCCACGCGCGCGTGGCGGCCCGCAAGGCCCGTGACCTGACCCGTCGCAAGGGCCTGCTGGAGTCGGCCTCGCTGCCGGGCAAGCTGTCCGACTGCCAGTCGAACGACCCGACCAAGTGCGAGATCTTCATCGTCGAGGGCGACTCCGCCGGCGGCTCGGCCAAGTCCGGCCGGAACCCGCAGTACCAGGCGATCCTCCCGATCCGTGGCAAGATCCTCAACGTCGAGAAGGCGCGCATCGACCGGATCCTGCAGAACCAGGAGATCCAGGCGATGATCTCCGCGTTCGGCACCGGGGTGCACGAGGACTTCGACATCGAGAAGCTCCGCTATCACAAGATCATCCTGATGGCGGACGCCGACGTCGACGGCCAGCACATCAACACCCTGCTGCTGACCTTCCTGTTCCGCTTCATGCGGCCGCTGGTGGAGTCCGGGCACGTGTACCTGTCCCGCCCGCCGCTGTACAAGATCAAGTGGGGCCGGGACGACTTCGAGTACGCGTACTCCGACCGCGAGCGCGACGCGCTGATCGAGATGGGCCGCCAGGCCGGCAAGCGCATCCGCGAGGACTCGGTGCAGCGCTTCAAGGGCCTCGGCGAGATGAACGCCGAGGAGCTGCGCATCACGACCATGGACCAGGAGCACCGGGTGCTCGGCCAGGTCACGCTCGACGACGCCGCGCAGGCCGACGACCTGTTCTCGGTGCTGATGGGCGAGGACGTCGAGGCCCGGCGCGCGTTCATCCAGCGCAACGCCAAGGACGTCCGCTTCCTCGACATCTGAGTCGGTCTCAGCTGACCGCACCAGGAAGGACCTTCACCAGCAATGACCGACGAGAACACTCCTGTGACCACGCCCGAGGGTGACGCCCTGGCGATGCGTGTCGAGCCCGTCGGGCTCGAGACGGAGATGCAGCGCTCCTACCTCGACTACGCGATGTCCGTCATCGTCTCGCGTGCGCTGCCCGACGTCCGCGACGGCCTCAAGCCCGTGCACCGCCGCGTGCTGTACGCCATGTACGACGGCGGCTACCGCCCCGAGCGCGGTTTCTACAAGTGCGCCCGCGTCGTCGGCGACGTCATGGGCAATTACCACCCGCACGGCGACAGCTCCATCTACGACGCGCTGGTCCGCCTCGCCCAGCCCTGGTCGATGCGGATGCCGCTGGTCGACTCCAACGGCAACTTCGGCTCGCCGGGCAACGACCCGGCGGCGGCCATGCGCTACACCGAGTGCAAGATGGCGCCGCTGTCGATGGAGATGGTCCGCGACATCGACGAGGAGACCGTCGACTTCACGGACAACTACGACGGACGCTCCCAGGAGCCGACCGTCCTGCCCGCCCGCTTCCCGAACCTGCTGATCAACGGCTCGGCGGGCATCGCGGTCGGCATGGCGACCAACATCCCGCCGCACAACCTGCGCGAGGTCGCGGCCGGCGCCCAGTGGTACCTGGAGAACTACGAGGCCTCGCACGAGGAGCTGCTCGACGCGCTCATCGAGCGCATCAAGGGCCCCGACTTCCCCACCGGCGCCCTGGTGGTGGGCCGCAAGGGCATCGAGGAGGCGTACCGCACCGGCCGCGGCTCGATCACCATGCGCGCGGTCGTCGAGGTCGAGGAGATCCAGAACCGCCAGTGCCTGGTGGTCACCGAGCTGCCCTACCAGGTCAACCCGGACAACCTCGCGCAGAAGATCGCCGACCTGGTGAAGGACGGCAAGATCGGCGGCATCGCCGACGTCCGCGACGAGACGTCGTCCCGCACCGGCCAGCGCCTGGTGATCGTCCTCAAGCGGGACGCGGTCGCCAAGGTCGTCCTGAACAACCTGTACAAGCACACCGACCTGCAGACCAACTTCGGCGCCAACATGCTGGCCCTGGTCGACGGCGTGCCGCGCACCCTGTCCCTGGACGCGTTCATCCGCCACTGGGTGAACCACCAGATCGAGGTCATCGTCCGCCGTACGCGCTTCAGGCTGCGCAAGGCGGAGGAGCGGGCGCACATCCTGCGCGGCCTGCTCAAGGCCCTGGACGCCATCGACGAGGTCATCGCGCTGATCCGGCGCAGTGAGACCGTCGAGATCGCGCGCGGGGGCCTGATGGACCTCCTGGAGATCGACGAGATCCAGGCCAACGCGATCCTGGAGATGCAGCTGCGCCGCCTGGCGGCCCTGGAGCGGCAGAAGATCGTCCGGGAGCACGACGAGCTCCAGGCGAAGATCACCGAGTACAACGAGATCCTCGCCTCGCCGGTCCGCCAGCGCGAGATCGTCAGCGGGGAGCTGGCCGCGATCGTCGAGAAGTACGGCGACGACCGCAAGACCAAGCTGATCCCGTACGAGGGCGACATGTCCATCGAGGACCTGATCGCCGAGGAGGACATCGTCGTCACGGTCACCCGTGGCGGCTACATCAAGCGCACCAAGACCGACGACTACCGGGCGCAGAAGCGCGGCGGCAAGGGCGTGCGCGGCACGAAGCTCAAGGAAGACGACATCGTCAACCACTTCTTCGTGTCCACCACGCACCACTGGCTGCTGTTCTTCACCAACAAGGGCCGCGTCTACCGCGCCAAGGCCTACGAGCTGCCCGACGCCGGCCGGGACGCGCGCGGCCAGCACGTGGCGAACCTGCTGGCCTTCCAGCCGGACGAGACGATCGCCCAGATCCGCGCGATCCGCGACTACGAGGCGGTTCCCTACCTGGTCCTGGCCACCAAGGCCGGCCTGGTGAAGAAGACGCCGCTGAAGGACTACGACTCGCCGCGTTCGGGCGGTGTCATCGCGATCAACCTGCGGGAGCAGGCGGACGGGAGCGACGACGAACTGATCGGCGCCGAACTCGTCTCGGCCGAGGACGATCTGCTGCTGATCAGCAAGAAGGCGCAGTCGATCAGGTTCACCGCGTCGGACGACACACTGCGTCCGATGGGGCGTGCCACCTCGGGTGTCAAGGGCATGAGTTTCCGCGAAGGGGACGAGCTGCTCTCGATGAATGTTGTTCGAGCCGGTACGTTCGTGTTCACTGCCACCGACGGCGGTTACGCGAAGCGGACCTCCGTCGACGAGTACCGCGTCCAGGGTCGCGGCGGCCTCGGCATCAAGGCCGCCAAGATCGTCGAGGACCGCGGGTCGCTCGTGGGCGCGCTGGTGGTCGAGGAGCACGACGAGATCCTCGCCATCACACTCTCGGGCGGTGTGATTCGTACGCGAGTCAACGGGGTCAGGGAGACCGGCCGTGACACCATGGGCGTTCAACTGATCAATCTGGGCAAGCGCGATGCCGTCGTCGGTATCGCACGCAACGCCGAGGCGGGACGCGAGGCGGAGGAGGTCGACGGCGATGTGGTCGTCGACGAGACCGCCGAGGGTGCCGAGACCACCGGCACGGACGAGGGCGAGGCGCCCTCGGCCGAGTAGCACGAGGAGAGAGTCATCGTGAGCGGAGCCACGGGCGCCGGATCGGCCGGTACCCCCACGGGTACGGAAACGGGCGGCGGCGGCCGTGGCTCAGCCGCGCGTGCGACGGATTCGCACACGACTCAACTGCGCAAGATCGACGACGGAGCGACCGACTCGCACTCGGGGAGCTCGTCCTCAACGCATGGATCCCAGGGGGGAACTGTGACGGACACCCGAGGCCAGCGGACTCAGCAGGCGGCCTCGCCGCTGCCGGGAGAGCGGCAGCCCCAGCAGCCCGGCGGGCCCTACCACCCGCCGCAGGCCTACCAGACCCAGGGCGGCAACCAGACCCACGGCGGCAACGCGTCCGCCGTGCGCCGCCCCCGCACCGGCGCCCGCACCACGCCCCGCGTCCGCAAGGCACGCCTGCGCGTGTCGAAGGCGGACCCGTGGTCGGTGATGAAGGTCAGCTTCCTGCTCTCCATCGCGCTGGGCATCTGCACCATCGTCGCCTCCGCCGTGCTGTGGATGGTCATGGACGCCATGGGCGTCTTCTCGACGGTCGGCGGCACGATCTCCGAGGCCACCGGCTCCAACGAGTCCAACGGCTTCGACCTGCAGTCCTTCCTGTCGCTGCCCAACGTGCTGATGTTCACCACGATCATCGCGGTCATCGACGTCGTCCTCGCGACGGCCCTGGCCACGCTGGGCGCGTTCATCTACAACCTGTCCGCCGGCTTCGTCGGCGGTGTGGAGCTGACGCTCGCCGAGGACGAGTGATCCGCGGGCCGTCCCGGCCTCCGGTCCGCGCGACAACCGATTTTGGGACTGCCCGCCTCGTGCGCTAATCTTCAGGAGTCAGCGCGCGGGACATACACCGCAGAGCGCGGCGGGGCTATAGCTCAGTTGGTTAGAGCGCATCCCTGATAAGGATGAGGCCACAGGTTCAAATCCTGTTAGCCCCACCAGCACCAAGACCCCCAGCCGGTACCGGTTGGGGGTCTTCGCGTTCGCTCGCGTTCGCTCGCGTTCGCCGCCGGGCGCCGCGGTGGGACGAGTCCAGGAAAAGACCCGACCGCTGGCGACGGGGGATGCGCCAGCGGTCGGGCTGTGGCCAAGGCTAACAAGGCCGGGTGTCCAGTGGGTGCCGACTGGTCGGTCGGGCACCGGAGATGTGACAGGGATCACGTGTGGGGCGGGGAGTGCCTCACTGGTGGCACGGTGGCTCGTAGTCCAGGCGTGGCAGGTACTCGTGCCACTTCTCCTCGGTCAGCACACCCCGGGTGGCCGAGCAGATGCGGTCGATGGCGTCGTCCACGCCCAGGCTCCACAGCCGGACCGTGTCCGTGCCGCTGGACACCCCGAGCATGTGGCTCACGGGGCTGAAGGACAGGAAGTTGCCCGTCTTGGCGTTGGGACTCATCGCCCGGCCGATGGGGGCCGCCTCGGCGGGGTCGGTGACGCTCCAGAGTCGGACCGTGTTGTCGTTGGCGCCGCTGGCCAGGGTGTCGCCGTCCTGGCTGAACGTCAGCGACACCACCGAGTCGGTGTGTCCGGCGAGCGTGGTCCCGCCTCCTGACCCTTCGCCCGGCTCGGTGACGTCCCAGAGCCGCACCGTGCCGTCGTCGCTGCCGCTGGCCAGGGTGTGGCCGTCGGGGCTGTAGGCGAGGACGTTGACGGGCCCGAGGTGCCCGGTACGGGCCGCGCCGAGGCGGGTGGCGTGCGCGGGGTCGGTGACGTCCCAGAGGCGTACGGCGTCGTCGGCACCGCCGCTGGCCAGGGTGCGGCCGTCCGGGCTGAACGCGAGCGTGTTCACGTATCCCGAGTGGCCGGTGAGCGGCTTGCCCAGGCGACGGGGGTGGGCCGGGTCTCCGGCGTTCCACAACTGGATGGTGCGGTCGTCGTGGGCCGTCGCGAGGGTGCGGCCGTCCGGGCTGAACGCCAGCGTGTCGGGGCCCGCGTAGCGGGTGCTCAGCGCCACGGGCGGCCCGTGGGCGGTGGGCCCGGCCGGGTCCGTGACGTCCCACAGTTGCAGCGCGCTGCCCCCCACGAGGACCGCGAGCGTCCCGCCG encodes the following:
- the recF gene encoding DNA replication/repair protein RecF (All proteins in this family for which functions are known are DNA-binding proteins that assist the filamentation of RecA onto DNA for the initiation of recombination or recombinational repair.); amino-acid sequence: MHVTHLSLADFRSYARVEVPLDPGVTAFVGPNGQGKTNLVEAVGYLATLGSHRVSSDAPLVRMGAERAVIRAQVRQGERQQLIELELNPGKANRARINRSSQVRPRDVLGIVRTVLFAPEDLALVKGDPGERRRFLDELITARSPRMAGVRSDYDRVLKQRNTLLKSAALARRHGGRTMDLSTLDVWDQHLARAGAELLAQRLDLIAAVQPLADKAYEQLAPGGGPLALEYKPSAPGEAHTREDLYEQLMAALAEARKQEIERGVTLVGPHRDDLLLKLGSLPAKGYASHGESWSYALALRLASFDLLRAEGNEPVLVLDDVFAELDARRRERLAELVAPGEQVLVTAAVEDDVPHVLAGARFTVAEGTVERV
- a CDS encoding DUF721 domain-containing protein, which gives rise to MSADAPEPGPGESPGGRASGGPEPSGVDLARVALRAAREAARARGDAAQQKKQARRGGLRSGARADGRDPMALGSAINRLITERGWETPAAVGGVMGRWPEIVGADVAKHCVPERYDEDERVLVVRCDSTAWATNLRLLAPTLVARLNEDLGHGSVRMIKVLGPGGPGGQGRRYGPLRAPGSQGPGDTYG
- the gyrB gene encoding DNA topoisomerase (ATP-hydrolyzing) subunit B, yielding MADSGNPNENNPSTDTGVNDAVSTPHGDASASYDASAITVLEGLDAVRKRPGMYIGSTGERGLHHLVQEVVDNSVDEALAGHADTIDVTILPDGGVRVVDNGRGIPVGIVPSEGKPAVEVVLTVLHAGGKFGGGGYAVSGGLHGVGVSVVNALSTRVAVEVKTDGYRWTQEYKLGVPTASLARHEATEETGTTVTFWADGDIFETTDYSFETLSRRFQEMAFLNKGLKINLTDERESAKATAGADEAGEDEKHEVKSVSYHYEGGIVDFVTYLNSRKGELVHPTVIDLEAEDKDKSLSLEVAMQWNGGYTEGVYSFANIIHTHEGGTHEEGFRAALTSLINKYARDKKLLREKDDNLTGDDIREGLTAIISVKLAEPQFEGQTKTKLGNTEVKTFVQKVVYEHLTDWLDRNPNEAADIIRKGIQAAHARVAARKARDLTRRKGLLESASLPGKLSDCQSNDPTKCEIFIVEGDSAGGSAKSGRNPQYQAILPIRGKILNVEKARIDRILQNQEIQAMISAFGTGVHEDFDIEKLRYHKIILMADADVDGQHINTLLLTFLFRFMRPLVESGHVYLSRPPLYKIKWGRDDFEYAYSDRERDALIEMGRQAGKRIREDSVQRFKGLGEMNAEELRITTMDQEHRVLGQVTLDDAAQADDLFSVLMGEDVEARRAFIQRNAKDVRFLDI
- the gyrA gene encoding DNA gyrase subunit A; amino-acid sequence: MTDENTPVTTPEGDALAMRVEPVGLETEMQRSYLDYAMSVIVSRALPDVRDGLKPVHRRVLYAMYDGGYRPERGFYKCARVVGDVMGNYHPHGDSSIYDALVRLAQPWSMRMPLVDSNGNFGSPGNDPAAAMRYTECKMAPLSMEMVRDIDEETVDFTDNYDGRSQEPTVLPARFPNLLINGSAGIAVGMATNIPPHNLREVAAGAQWYLENYEASHEELLDALIERIKGPDFPTGALVVGRKGIEEAYRTGRGSITMRAVVEVEEIQNRQCLVVTELPYQVNPDNLAQKIADLVKDGKIGGIADVRDETSSRTGQRLVIVLKRDAVAKVVLNNLYKHTDLQTNFGANMLALVDGVPRTLSLDAFIRHWVNHQIEVIVRRTRFRLRKAEERAHILRGLLKALDAIDEVIALIRRSETVEIARGGLMDLLEIDEIQANAILEMQLRRLAALERQKIVREHDELQAKITEYNEILASPVRQREIVSGELAAIVEKYGDDRKTKLIPYEGDMSIEDLIAEEDIVVTVTRGGYIKRTKTDDYRAQKRGGKGVRGTKLKEDDIVNHFFVSTTHHWLLFFTNKGRVYRAKAYELPDAGRDARGQHVANLLAFQPDETIAQIRAIRDYEAVPYLVLATKAGLVKKTPLKDYDSPRSGGVIAINLREQADGSDDELIGAELVSAEDDLLLISKKAQSIRFTASDDTLRPMGRATSGVKGMSFREGDELLSMNVVRAGTFVFTATDGGYAKRTSVDEYRVQGRGGLGIKAAKIVEDRGSLVGALVVEEHDEILAITLSGGVIRTRVNGVRETGRDTMGVQLINLGKRDAVVGIARNAEAGREAEEVDGDVVVDETAEGAETTGTDEGEAPSAE
- a CDS encoding DUF3566 domain-containing protein — protein: MSGATGAGSAGTPTGTETGGGGRGSAARATDSHTTQLRKIDDGATDSHSGSSSSTHGSQGGTVTDTRGQRTQQAASPLPGERQPQQPGGPYHPPQAYQTQGGNQTHGGNASAVRRPRTGARTTPRVRKARLRVSKADPWSVMKVSFLLSIALGICTIVASAVLWMVMDAMGVFSTVGGTISEATGSNESNGFDLQSFLSLPNVLMFTTIIAVIDVVLATALATLGAFIYNLSAGFVGGVELTLAEDE